ATGGTGGTGCTCAATAGTAAGCCATGGAATATTGAAGCACAAGCACATTTGCTAGATGATAAGGTTACACCGAACTCTTCTATGTTTATTCGTAATAATGGCTTAATGCCTGAAGGTATTGATATTAAAAAATGGACGCTTACCATTGATGGTGAATCGGTAGAAAAGTCAAAAACATACACCTTAGCAGAACTACAATCAAAATTTAAACAGTATACCTACCAATTAACGTTAGAGTGCGGTGGAAACGGTAGAAGTGAGTTTAATCCACCTGCCAAAGGCAATCAATGGACCATAGGTGCGGTGCACTGTGCGGAATGGACAGGCGTTCGTTTACGCGATGTACTAGAAGACGCAGGCATAAAAAGCAATGCCGTGTACATCGGATTTCATGCAGTAGATCAGCATTTAAGTATGGATCCAACAAAAGAACCTATTTCTAGAGGTTGCCCGATGCCAAAAGCATTGCAAGACGAAACCATATTGGCTTTTAAAATGAATGGGGAAGCTATTCCTTTAGCACATGGCTATCCTTTACGTTTAATAGCTGGCGGTTGGCCCGCTTCTGTTTCTGGAAAATGGGTGAATAGAATTAGTATCCGAAATAAAGTGCATGATGGTCAAAAAATGACAGGCGATGCCTATAAAGTACCCTGTAACCCAGTAGCTCCTGGAGAAAAGGTGAAAGAAGAAGACATGTGTATTATTGAATCGATGCCTGTAAAATCGTTAATTACCTTCCCAAAATCGGGTGCCATCATAAAAGAAGGAAAAACCTTAGCTATAAGAGGTCATGCTTGGGCAGGAGAATTAGAAGTTGCTAAAATGGAGTATTCCATAGATTTTGGCGCTACATGGACAACCTGTGAGGTTCAAAAACCAGTAAACCGATTGGCATGGCAGCATTTTGGTGCACAGGTAAAATTTCCAAAAAAAGGCTATTATGAAATTTGGGCTAGAGCAACAGATGCGCGAGGAATTGCCCAACCTATGTTATTACCGGGATGGAATCCAAAAGGATACTTAAATAATGCCTGTCATAGAATTGCAGTAAAAGTAAGCTAGATGTCAAAAGAAGAAAAGGTTAAGGAATCTATTAAAAAAGTGTATCATTTAATGCTCACACTTTTCGGTTTGTTTTTTGTTGTAGCCGGCGTTATTCTGCTGAACACCTATAATCCAGACTTTTTTACAGCAACACCAGAAACTGAAACCTTGGTAAGCATACCAGTTGAAGTAGATGAAGATAGGATAGAAAACGGTGTACATGTAAGAACTGGATTTATTGAAGCTGAAGGACTAATGACGGTTGTTAATAATTGTACCAATTGCCATTCTTCGCAAATAATTATTCAAAATAGAATGAATACCGAACAGTGGAATGCAACGATTAAATGGATGCAGGAAACTCAAAATCTTTGGGATTTAGGAGGAAATCAAGAAATCATTGTTAATTATCTAGTGACCAACTACCCCTTTGTAGATAAGGGAAGACGCGAAAATTTATCGAATATTGATTGGTATGAACTTAAGAATTAAAATTCTTTTATCTCTACTCGTTTTTGCAGCCTGCAAAAATGAAAAAGCTACTGATACAATTCAGCAAATTTCTCATGACGTACCTGAAAAAGTTGACTATTTAATTACTATTGAAGAATTTAAAATTATTGCTAATCGCCCAAATAGTAAAGTCTTAGACTTTAGAGAAAAAGAAGCTTATGAACAAGGACATATAAAAAACGCATTACATATTTGGCGAACAGACATTGAAAACAACTCATACCCTTATAAAGGGATGATGGCGAGTAAAGATCAGATAGAAACTGTATTTAGTGCGCTAGGAATTTCCACGAATGATACGCTCATAATCTATGACGATAACGGATTGTGTAATGCTTCTAGGTTATGGTGGGTGTTACAAAATTATGATTTTACAAACGTGAAATTATTACATGGAGGATTTGAAGTGTGGAAGGCTACAAATGGTTTGGTAACAATAGAAAGACCTATAATAAAGAAAGCAGTGTTTCAACTAGCTGAAAAACCATCAATGAAGTATTACGTTTCTAAAGAAGAATTACAAGATGCTCTAAATAAAAACCTTGTTATACTAGACACGAGAACTCATGATGAATTTTCAGGAAAAAGACAAAAAAAAGAGGCCACAAAGGCAGGGAGAATAAAGAATAGTGTATGGATAGATTGGGCAGACGCCATTAGCTATAATGGCGACAAAAAAATAAAACCAGTGGAAGAATTAGAATCTATTTACAGTAAATTAAATATAACAAAAAATGACCCACTTATCGTGTATTGCCATAGTGGTATGCGTTCTGCACATACTACTTTTGTATTAACACAATTGTTGGATTATAAGCAGGTTAAAAATTATGATGGCTCATGGATAGAGTGGAGCTATTTTAATGATTTACCATTTAAGAAAGACAGTTTAACACAAATAATTAATTAGAATCATGGAAAAATATTTAGATGCTTTTGTAAATGCTTTTAACGGTACTGTAATGTGGACCTGGAAATCCATAATCTTTGAAGTACCTTGGTATACGAACTATTTTTGGGGACTTACCGCAATATCATTAATAGTGTGGTTTTTAGAAATGGCATTTCCTTGGCGAAAAGAACAGTCTATTTTTAGAAAAGACTTTTGGCTAGATGCCTTTTACATGTATTTCAACTTCTTCCTCTTTGCCATTGTTATAAGCGGTATTTATAAGGTTTTAGCGGTGCTTTTTGGCGATTTGAATATTACTGCAAAAAGTCTGGCAATTATAGATATTTCTAGTTGGCCCATGTGGGGACAATTATTAATTTTCTTTATTGTACTTGATTTTGTACAATGGTTTACCCATGTATTATTACACAAATACCCCTTTTTCTGGAAATTCCATAAAGTGCATCACAGTGTACAAGAAATGGGCTTTGCTGCCCATTTAAGATACCATTGGATGGAGAACATCTTATACAAACCATTAAAAACATTTGGCGTGATGATTCTCGGTGGTTTTGAACCCGAACAAGCCTATATTGTTCACTTTATAGCCATTACAATAGGGCATTTAAACCATTCGAATATTAAAATTACATGGGGGCCTTTAAAGTACATTATCAATAACCCCGTAATGCACTTATACCACCATGCTACGATATTGCCAAAAGGATCGTATGGTGTAAATTATGGGATTAGTTTAAGTCTTTGGGATTATATATTTAAAACCAACTATATACCAGAAGATAGTGGACTTGTAGATATAGGATTTATTGGAGATGATAAATTTCCGAAAGATTTTATACATCAGAATCTTTATGGCTTTAAAAAGGAGCAAAAATAAGGAGCCGAATTATTTTTCACTTAACAAAAATAAACCTATAAAAATCCATCTTTATAGGTTTATAGGAAGCTTTATACTACAGATGAATAAATAAATAATCCAATACCAAACTTTATTATTATGTACAGAAATATTATAAAATTATGTGTTCTGATATTTTCGACGGCTTCTTTTTCGCAGGCTGGTCATATAATGCAAGGTGTAGGTTCAGTAAATATGTCTATGGGTGGTGCTGCAACTGGTCAGCCACTTGATATTTCAGGAGCCCTACATTGGAATCCTGCCTCCATCTCCGCCTTTGATGATAAAATAGTAAAGTTTGATATTGGACTCTTCTTTTCTTCTCCAGAATTGCGTTCTACAGTACCTGAATTTGATACTAATGGTCAGCCTACAGGTAATTTTTTTAGCGGAAATACAAAAGATGATAGAGGTGTATCTCCCCTTCCTTCTTTGGCAATGGTTTGGGGAAAAGAAGGGAGCAATCACACTTTTGGAGCATCCGCTTTTGGAATAAGTGGTTTTGGTGTCACTTTTCCTGAAAGCACTACAAACCCTATCAATATGCCGCAAGCTATGGGTGGCTTTGGCAGGATTGAATCTGACTATATACTTTTACAAGTTGGTTTCACATGGGCTTATAAGCTATCGAATGAATTTTCTATAGGGGTAGAACCTACTTTTAACTATGCAACCTTAGCGTTAATACCCAACCCGACCGCCAATCCAACTGGGGCAGGATATCCATCGTCAGATAAGGCTTCAGCTATAGGCTATGGTGCACAATTTGGTGTGTTTTATGACTCCGGCAAAGGATTTAAAGCGGGAGCCTCCTACAAAACTACCCAGACTTTTGAAAATTTTGAGTTCACTAATACATATTTAGACAACTCCACTTCAACCAATAGTTTTAACATGGATTACCCGGCAGTTTATTCTGTTGGACTTGGCTATTCTTTAGAGAATGTTGATCTAGCCTTGGATTACAGAATGGTAGACTATGAACATACCGATGGCTTTTCAACTAGTGGTTGGTCTCCTACAGCTTCTGTATTAGGATTTGGATGGAAAAACATGAATATCATTTCAGCAGGGATACAATACAAAGGTGTAGATAAATTACCTTTAAGGATTGGATATACCTTTAGTTCCAATCCAATAAGTAGTGAATTAGCCTTCTTTAATGTACCGGCACCAGCTATTATTAAAAATGCTTTTCAATTTGGGTTAAGCTATAAGGCAAGTGACCGATTTTCTATAGATGGAGTATACCATTATGGCGCAAGTGGCGATGCTACTTCCGGACCGATTCTCAATCCTCAATTCATTCAAAATTACCCACCATATGGGGCTATTCCTGGAAGTGA
The sequence above is drawn from the Cellulophaga sp. Hel_I_12 genome and encodes:
- a CDS encoding sulfite oxidase — translated: MFASLIGAEIVFGSSMLEGYSPLALQDPDPFKLFSKNKDMVVLNSKPWNIEAQAHLLDDKVTPNSSMFIRNNGLMPEGIDIKKWTLTIDGESVEKSKTYTLAELQSKFKQYTYQLTLECGGNGRSEFNPPAKGNQWTIGAVHCAEWTGVRLRDVLEDAGIKSNAVYIGFHAVDQHLSMDPTKEPISRGCPMPKALQDETILAFKMNGEAIPLAHGYPLRLIAGGWPASVSGKWVNRISIRNKVHDGQKMTGDAYKVPCNPVAPGEKVKEEDMCIIESMPVKSLITFPKSGAIIKEGKTLAIRGHAWAGELEVAKMEYSIDFGATWTTCEVQKPVNRLAWQHFGAQVKFPKKGYYEIWARATDARGIAQPMLLPGWNPKGYLNNACHRIAVKVS
- a CDS encoding sulfurtransferase; the protein is MNLRIKILLSLLVFAACKNEKATDTIQQISHDVPEKVDYLITIEEFKIIANRPNSKVLDFREKEAYEQGHIKNALHIWRTDIENNSYPYKGMMASKDQIETVFSALGISTNDTLIIYDDNGLCNASRLWWVLQNYDFTNVKLLHGGFEVWKATNGLVTIERPIIKKAVFQLAEKPSMKYYVSKEELQDALNKNLVILDTRTHDEFSGKRQKKEATKAGRIKNSVWIDWADAISYNGDKKIKPVEELESIYSKLNITKNDPLIVYCHSGMRSAHTTFVLTQLLDYKQVKNYDGSWIEWSYFNDLPFKKDSLTQIIN
- a CDS encoding sterol desaturase family protein, whose translation is MEKYLDAFVNAFNGTVMWTWKSIIFEVPWYTNYFWGLTAISLIVWFLEMAFPWRKEQSIFRKDFWLDAFYMYFNFFLFAIVISGIYKVLAVLFGDLNITAKSLAIIDISSWPMWGQLLIFFIVLDFVQWFTHVLLHKYPFFWKFHKVHHSVQEMGFAAHLRYHWMENILYKPLKTFGVMILGGFEPEQAYIVHFIAITIGHLNHSNIKITWGPLKYIINNPVMHLYHHATILPKGSYGVNYGISLSLWDYIFKTNYIPEDSGLVDIGFIGDDKFPKDFIHQNLYGFKKEQK
- a CDS encoding OmpP1/FadL family transporter, with the translated sequence MYRNIIKLCVLIFSTASFSQAGHIMQGVGSVNMSMGGAATGQPLDISGALHWNPASISAFDDKIVKFDIGLFFSSPELRSTVPEFDTNGQPTGNFFSGNTKDDRGVSPLPSLAMVWGKEGSNHTFGASAFGISGFGVTFPESTTNPINMPQAMGGFGRIESDYILLQVGFTWAYKLSNEFSIGVEPTFNYATLALIPNPTANPTGAGYPSSDKASAIGYGAQFGVFYDSGKGFKAGASYKTTQTFENFEFTNTYLDNSTSTNSFNMDYPAVYSVGLGYSLENVDLALDYRMVDYEHTDGFSTSGWSPTASVLGFGWKNMNIISAGIQYKGVDKLPLRIGYTFSSNPISSELAFFNVPAPAIIKNAFQFGLSYKASDRFSIDGVYHYGASGDATSGPILNPQFIQNYPPYGAIPGSEVSYDMTTSMIMVGVSYTFDKVM